A single region of the Bacillus cereus genome encodes:
- a CDS encoding MFS transporter yields MKNKFRYYVFTMLTFITMVNYIDRGAIAYAQSFIIKEYGFDPKEWGAILGYFGYGYMIGSLLGGIFSDKKGPKFVWIIAATAWSIFEIATAFAGEIGIAVFGGSALIGFAIFRVLFGLTEGPSFSVSNKTAANWAAPKERAFLTSLGFVGVPLGAVLTAPVAVFLLSFTSWKIMFFILGTIGIVWAIIWYFTFTNMPEDHPRVTKEELAEIRSTEGVLQAVKAEKETSKEPWYSFFKVPTFVMVTIAYFCFQYINFLILTWTPKYLQDVFHFQLSSLWYLGMIPWLGACITLPLGAKLSDRILRKTGNLRLARTGLPIISLLLTAICFSFIPVMDNYVAVLALMSLGNAFAFLPSSLFWAIIVDTAAPAYSGTYSGIMHFIANIATILAPTLTGYLVVSYGYPSMFIVAAILAAIAMGAMLFVKPGQQTKSESLFNWSSKKGLEEPRANFE; encoded by the coding sequence ATGAAGAATAAATTTCGTTATTATGTCTTTACAATGCTCACGTTTATTACGATGGTGAATTATATTGATCGAGGGGCCATCGCTTATGCGCAGTCTTTCATTATAAAAGAATATGGCTTTGACCCGAAGGAGTGGGGAGCTATATTAGGGTATTTTGGTTACGGTTACATGATTGGTTCTTTATTAGGAGGTATTTTTTCAGATAAAAAGGGGCCGAAATTTGTATGGATCATAGCAGCAACCGCTTGGTCTATTTTTGAAATTGCGACCGCTTTTGCTGGAGAAATAGGGATTGCTGTTTTTGGAGGGTCTGCTTTAATAGGATTTGCTATCTTCCGCGTTTTATTTGGATTAACAGAAGGGCCATCTTTCTCGGTTTCGAATAAGACAGCAGCAAACTGGGCAGCTCCAAAAGAAAGAGCTTTTCTAACATCTCTTGGTTTTGTTGGCGTTCCGTTAGGAGCAGTATTAACTGCACCTGTAGCGGTCTTCTTACTATCTTTTACAAGTTGGAAAATCATGTTTTTTATCCTTGGTACAATTGGGATTGTATGGGCGATTATTTGGTATTTTACTTTTACGAATATGCCTGAGGATCATCCGCGAGTGACAAAAGAAGAACTAGCTGAAATACGAAGTACGGAAGGTGTGCTTCAAGCAGTAAAAGCAGAGAAAGAAACTTCAAAAGAGCCATGGTACTCCTTTTTTAAAGTTCCGACATTCGTTATGGTTACGATAGCATATTTTTGCTTTCAATATATCAATTTTTTAATATTAACTTGGACACCGAAATATTTGCAAGATGTATTCCATTTTCAATTATCTTCCCTTTGGTATCTTGGGATGATTCCTTGGCTTGGAGCATGTATAACATTGCCGCTAGGGGCGAAGCTATCTGATCGTATTTTACGTAAAACAGGGAATCTTCGTTTAGCTCGAACAGGGTTACCAATTATTTCTTTATTACTTACAGCAATATGTTTTAGCTTCATTCCCGTAATGGACAATTATGTAGCTGTATTAGCGCTTATGTCGCTTGGAAATGCGTTTGCTTTTTTACCAAGTTCATTATTTTGGGCAATTATTGTCGATACGGCTGCTCCTGCTTACTCAGGAACATATAGTGGAATTATGCATTTCATCGCTAATATCGCGACAATCTTAGCCCCGACATTAACTGGATATTTAGTTGTAAGTTATGGCTATCCTTCTATGTTTATCGTAGCTGCCATTTTAGCCGCTATTGCAATGGGGGCAATGTTGTTTGTGAAGCCAGGGCAGCAAACGAAGTCTGAAAGCTTATTTAACTGGAGTAGTAAGAAGGGGTTAGAGGAACCTCGTGCTAATTTTGAATAA
- a CDS encoding LysR family transcriptional regulator: MDIRKLRYFIVIAEEKQLTRAAHRLHMAQPPLSRQLSLLEQELSVNLFERNGRNMHLTEEGKILYTKAKNIIHQLEETITEIKDTGEGLRGKLSIGAFHSCIPFLSEKIRYFQDNYPNVNLKIWEGGPLYLIEQLENRYIELAILRTPFNKDIFSSICLSKEPFVLVMPAKWELYHSHLPIPLTELSHIPLLLLHKDKENSYHQLVIDECKHLGIKLNVACECPDSAFILMLIMTGIGASILPKSAVSHIPQEFIKIVDLIDFPYESESSIIWLKDRKLSKRAQRFIECT, from the coding sequence ATGGATATAAGAAAACTTCGTTACTTTATTGTAATCGCTGAGGAAAAACAGCTTACCCGTGCTGCCCACCGACTTCATATGGCACAGCCACCTCTAAGTAGACAACTATCGCTACTAGAACAAGAATTATCAGTAAACTTATTTGAAAGAAATGGTCGAAATATGCATTTGACTGAAGAAGGTAAAATTTTATATACGAAAGCCAAAAACATTATTCATCAATTAGAAGAAACTATTACGGAAATTAAAGATACCGGTGAAGGGCTAAGGGGCAAACTATCTATTGGAGCATTTCATTCTTGCATTCCTTTTCTCTCTGAAAAAATCCGCTATTTTCAAGATAACTATCCAAATGTGAACTTAAAAATATGGGAAGGTGGCCCTTTATACTTAATAGAGCAATTAGAAAATCGGTATATCGAACTCGCTATCTTACGTACACCCTTTAATAAAGATATTTTTTCTAGTATTTGTTTATCAAAAGAACCTTTCGTATTAGTCATGCCTGCTAAATGGGAACTATATCATTCACACCTTCCAATCCCTCTAACCGAGTTAAGTCATATTCCCCTTTTACTTTTACATAAAGATAAAGAAAACAGCTATCATCAGCTCGTCATCGATGAATGCAAACACCTTGGTATAAAGTTAAATGTAGCATGTGAATGTCCTGACTCAGCATTTATTCTTATGCTTATCATGACTGGAATCGGCGCCTCTATCTTGCCGAAAAGCGCTGTATCTCATATCCCACAAGAATTTATAAAAATAGTAGATTTAATAGATTTCCCTTATGAGTCTGAATCATCGATTATATGGCTGAAAGATCGGAAACTTTCTAAAAGAGCTCAAAGATTTATAGAATGTACATGA
- a CDS encoding LutC/YkgG family protein, whose protein sequence is MNTDVQQSFLNNIARKLNRERRSGVTPPRWKNDPLSHFPKEINHEILIKQFIANLNILHTEVSHIYRSEIESALQYVVHKFNVQSAVYWDDDRLHQLEIGKYLTGNFVSHRIWQSKEEERELRDYAAQVDMGITYAEMGLAETGTVVLWNGGGRGRLVSVLPAVYVAILSEHTIYRRLTEGVTRVHEQVSNGLPACINFITGPSRTGDIEMELAFGVHGPGKVHVILLKD, encoded by the coding sequence ATGAATACGGATGTACAACAATCTTTTTTAAACAATATCGCACGGAAACTAAACCGAGAACGTCGCTCGGGGGTTACTCCTCCCAGGTGGAAAAACGATCCACTCAGCCACTTTCCTAAAGAGATAAATCACGAAATTTTAATAAAGCAGTTTATTGCAAACTTGAATATTTTACATACAGAAGTAAGTCATATATACCGTTCAGAAATAGAGAGTGCACTTCAGTATGTTGTACATAAATTTAATGTTCAATCTGCGGTGTATTGGGATGATGATAGATTACATCAGCTTGAAATAGGAAAGTATTTAACAGGAAATTTCGTTTCTCATCGAATTTGGCAAAGTAAAGAAGAGGAAAGAGAACTACGGGATTATGCAGCTCAAGTAGATATGGGAATTACATATGCCGAAATGGGACTCGCTGAGACGGGAACAGTTGTTTTATGGAATGGTGGTGGACGCGGACGTTTAGTTAGCGTTTTGCCAGCAGTTTATGTAGCGATTCTCTCAGAGCATACAATTTATAGACGTTTAACAGAAGGAGTAACCAGAGTTCATGAACAAGTTTCGAATGGATTACCTGCCTGTATTAATTTTATCACTGGGCCTAGCCGGACAGGTGATATTGAGATGGAATTAGCTTTTGGAGTTCATGGTCCTGGAAAGGTTCATGTCATTTTATTAAAGGATTAG
- a CDS encoding (Fe-S)-binding protein, with translation MKVSLFITCLSDMFFPQVGKSVVEIMNQCGVELDFPEGQTCCGQPAYNSGYQEEAKLAAKQMIKAFEHSEYIVTPSGSCASMVHHYYKEMFKDDSEWYEKAVHLADRTYELTDFLVNVLGKNDLKSKLVEKAVFHQSCHMSRALGIKEEPLKLLSQVEGLDVKELPYCQDCCGFGGTFAVKMSSISETMVDEKIKHIEATEANLLIGADMGCLMNIGGRLRRENKNIQVLHVAEVLAKGLNK, from the coding sequence ATGAAAGTTTCGTTATTTATTACTTGTTTATCAGATATGTTTTTTCCTCAAGTAGGTAAGAGTGTCGTAGAAATTATGAATCAATGTGGAGTGGAACTAGATTTCCCTGAAGGACAGACTTGTTGCGGGCAACCAGCTTACAATAGCGGATATCAAGAAGAAGCAAAACTAGCAGCAAAGCAAATGATCAAAGCATTTGAACATAGTGAATATATTGTGACTCCTTCAGGTTCTTGTGCTAGCATGGTTCATCATTATTATAAAGAGATGTTTAAAGATGATAGTGAATGGTATGAAAAAGCGGTTCATTTAGCGGATAGAACGTATGAGTTGACGGATTTTTTAGTGAATGTACTTGGAAAAAATGATTTGAAATCTAAGCTAGTTGAGAAAGCGGTTTTCCATCAATCTTGTCATATGAGTCGGGCGCTTGGGATAAAAGAGGAACCACTTAAGTTATTATCGCAAGTAGAAGGTTTAGACGTAAAAGAATTACCATATTGCCAAGATTGCTGCGGGTTTGGTGGTACTTTTGCAGTAAAAATGAGCTCGATCTCTGAAACGATGGTTGATGAAAAAATAAAACATATTGAGGCGACAGAAGCCAATCTCTTAATTGGAGCAGATATGGGATGTCTTATGAATATTGGAGGAAGATTGCGCAGGGAAAATAAAAATATTCAAGTGTTACATGTAGCAGAAGTACTGGCGAAGGGGCTGAATAAATGA
- a CDS encoding 2TM domain-containing protein codes for MERDENYLRAKKRVENLQAFYIHLTVYILVNLMLFFINISSDSSKLWFLYPLGGWGIGIVIHGLTTFPFGIFGKEWEERKIKEYMEKDK; via the coding sequence ATGGAGCGAGATGAGAATTATTTACGAGCTAAAAAAAGAGTGGAGAATTTACAAGCATTTTACATTCATTTAACGGTCTATATACTAGTGAACTTAATGCTTTTTTTCATAAATATAAGCTCTGATTCAAGTAAATTATGGTTTTTATATCCACTTGGAGGTTGGGGGATCGGTATCGTTATACACGGTTTGACAACTTTTCCATTTGGGATATTCGGAAAAGAGTGGGAAGAACGAAAGATTAAAGAATATATGGAGAAAGATAAGTAA
- a CDS encoding sensor histidine kinase, which translates to MKSLYSRFVFMTVGIMLLSSIIGFLLTNVYYQVKLKPYNSEKILKYAEEVKSLYEKQSEENKEVYLQSIAKLGYEIYIVDDQKNGKRIGNAFRKIKISDDTVHKVLQGETFNGVSTYPTRLFITGFFDNELINSVGVPLKHGDKQYALFIRPDIQQQFGEMRIFLAVLLGFIVLLSIIFIAIAAGYIVRPIRTFTKATKKIASGEYDIELDENRKDEIGTLATNFQKMTKSIKELDQMRQEFVSNVSHEFQSPLSSIQGFSKTLQSENMSEEERKRYLKIIEGESKRMSSLCKQLLTLASLDKEEKVLQIKEFHLQKQIKDVIFMLEWKWREKDIAVEFDVPDITIKGDENLLHQVWSNIFTNSIKFSNDGDTIEFVVEELESSVMISISDNGIGMEKEEMDRIFDRFYKVDTARARNVEGSGLGLSIVQKIVELHNGNVSVYSTKGEGTTVQVELPK; encoded by the coding sequence ATGAAATCACTGTATTCTAGATTTGTTTTTATGACAGTTGGAATTATGCTACTTAGTAGTATAATTGGCTTTTTATTAACGAATGTGTACTATCAAGTGAAGTTAAAACCGTACAATAGTGAAAAGATTTTAAAGTATGCTGAAGAAGTAAAATCATTATATGAAAAGCAAAGTGAAGAAAATAAAGAGGTATACTTACAGTCTATTGCGAAATTAGGATATGAAATTTATATTGTAGATGACCAAAAGAATGGAAAGCGTATCGGGAATGCGTTTCGTAAAATAAAGATTAGTGATGATACAGTTCATAAAGTATTGCAAGGTGAAACGTTTAATGGCGTTTCCACATATCCAACCCGTTTGTTTATTACAGGATTTTTCGATAATGAATTAATTAATAGTGTAGGTGTCCCATTAAAACATGGTGATAAACAGTACGCTTTATTTATTCGCCCTGATATTCAGCAACAATTTGGCGAGATGAGAATTTTCTTAGCAGTATTACTCGGTTTTATCGTTTTATTAAGTATCATTTTTATAGCGATCGCAGCAGGTTATATTGTTCGTCCCATTCGAACATTTACGAAAGCTACCAAAAAGATTGCAAGTGGTGAATATGATATTGAATTAGATGAAAATCGAAAAGATGAAATTGGTACGCTAGCGACTAATTTTCAAAAGATGACGAAGAGTATAAAAGAATTAGATCAAATGAGACAAGAATTCGTTTCTAACGTTTCTCATGAATTCCAATCGCCACTTTCTTCGATACAAGGTTTTTCGAAAACATTACAGTCGGAGAATATGAGTGAAGAGGAAAGAAAACGTTACTTGAAAATTATTGAGGGCGAAAGTAAGCGGATGTCTAGTTTATGTAAACAGTTACTTACGCTCGCTTCACTAGATAAAGAAGAGAAAGTTTTACAAATTAAAGAGTTTCACCTACAAAAGCAAATTAAAGACGTCATTTTTATGCTCGAATGGAAGTGGCGTGAGAAAGATATAGCTGTTGAATTTGATGTACCGGACATCACTATAAAAGGTGATGAAAACTTACTGCATCAAGTATGGAGCAATATTTTTACGAATAGCATTAAGTTTTCAAACGATGGCGATACGATTGAATTTGTTGTAGAAGAATTAGAATCTAGCGTTATGATCTCTATATCAGACAACGGAATTGGTATGGAAAAAGAAGAAATGGATCGTATATTTGATCGTTTTTACAAAGTAGATACAGCAAGAGCAAGAAACGTAGAAGGTAGTGGTTTAGGATTATCGATTGTGCAGAAGATTGTGGAACTGCATAATGGAAATGTTTCAGTGTATAGTACGAAAGGGGAAGGGACGACCGTTCAGGTTGAGCTTCCGAAATAA
- a CDS encoding LutB/LldF family L-lactate oxidation iron-sulfur protein, with translation MSVAREQVFLKRVDKALHDPQMRSAVPFTQDRLRMGREQATQELGNIEEWREAASEIRMHTIENLDSYLEQLATNVRKNGGHVHFAFKAEDAVSYVSEIARKKGAKSVIKSKSMVSEEIHLNKKLEEIGVKVVESDLGEYIIQLAGEAPSHLIAPAIHKTKEQVAELFSKEAGRKIPVDTNQLLQFAREQLRKEFLEADIGISGCNFAVAESGSVVLISNEGNARLTTTLPKVHIAIMGMERLVPTWKDLDVVVSMLTRSATGQKITSYVTGINGARLHEDMDGPEEFHLIILDNGRSDILGTAYEEVLKCIRCGACVNVCPVYRNIGGHAYGSVYSGPIGAVLAPLLEGYEELKELPFASSLCGACTDVCPVKIPLHDLLIEHRKDVVEQGFITKFEQLAFKGFTFMASHPFVYEKAIKMAHTGLSIFAKDGYIANGPGPLKGWTESRDFPKPAKQSFRDWWKKEMRDS, from the coding sequence ATGAGTGTGGCGAGGGAACAAGTTTTTTTGAAAAGAGTAGATAAAGCGTTGCACGATCCGCAGATGAGAAGCGCGGTTCCGTTTACACAAGATAGGCTTCGGATGGGACGGGAACAAGCTACACAGGAATTAGGGAATATTGAAGAATGGCGCGAGGCAGCATCTGAAATTCGGATGCATACAATTGAAAATTTAGATAGTTATTTGGAACAATTAGCTACTAATGTTCGAAAAAATGGGGGGCATGTTCATTTTGCTTTCAAAGCAGAAGATGCCGTATCGTATGTTTCTGAAATCGCAAGAAAAAAAGGAGCGAAATCAGTAATTAAGTCAAAGTCCATGGTTTCAGAAGAAATACACCTTAATAAAAAATTAGAAGAGATAGGGGTAAAAGTAGTAGAGTCTGATCTTGGGGAGTACATTATTCAACTAGCTGGAGAAGCTCCATCTCATTTAATCGCCCCAGCCATTCATAAGACGAAGGAACAAGTAGCAGAGCTTTTTTCTAAGGAAGCAGGAAGAAAGATCCCAGTTGATACGAATCAATTACTGCAATTTGCTAGGGAGCAATTGCGTAAAGAGTTTTTAGAAGCTGATATTGGTATTTCTGGTTGTAACTTTGCGGTAGCGGAATCTGGATCAGTTGTTCTTATAAGTAATGAGGGAAATGCTCGTCTTACTACGACATTGCCAAAAGTTCATATTGCTATTATGGGGATGGAACGCCTTGTTCCCACATGGAAAGATCTTGATGTAGTCGTTTCAATGTTAACAAGAAGTGCTACAGGCCAAAAGATTACATCTTATGTAACTGGAATTAATGGAGCGCGTTTACATGAAGATATGGATGGACCTGAAGAATTTCATTTAATTATTCTAGATAATGGCCGTTCTGATATTTTAGGAACTGCTTATGAAGAAGTATTAAAGTGTATAAGGTGCGGAGCTTGTGTAAATGTTTGTCCTGTGTATCGTAATATTGGGGGCCATGCTTATGGAAGTGTTTATAGCGGGCCAATTGGGGCAGTACTAGCGCCTTTATTAGAAGGATATGAAGAATTAAAAGAATTACCTTTTGCATCAAGTTTGTGCGGAGCATGTACAGATGTTTGCCCCGTGAAAATTCCATTACATGACCTTCTCATTGAACACCGTAAAGATGTGGTGGAACAAGGGTTTATAACGAAATTTGAGCAACTGGCCTTTAAAGGTTTCACGTTTATGGCGAGTCATCCATTCGTTTATGAGAAAGCTATTAAAATGGCACACACAGGTTTATCAATATTTGCAAAAGATGGTTATATTGCGAATGGTCCAGGCCCATTAAAAGGGTGGACAGAAAGTAGAGATTTTCCAAAACCTGCGAAACAATCATTCCGTGATTGGTGGAAAAAAGAAATGAGGGATTCATAA
- a CDS encoding S66 family peptidase, translating to MLIKPKRLQAGDIVATVSASWGGAGDSKLRWRYEQGVKRLEEVFGLKVISMPNSLKGSEYLYKNPQARAEDLMTAFKDTRVKAIITNIGGEDSIRLLPYIDFNVIRENPKIFMGYSDDTVSHLFCHKAGISSFYGPAILTDFAENVAMDSYTIEMVNRTLFSNETIGEIQPSLEWTSERLEWIEMNKNKRRTMQQNNGYELLQGSTTIQGRLIGGCIEVLEFAKGTELWPEKKHWENSILFFETSEDHPEPSYIKYWLRNYAAQGILQKTKGIIFGKPKDETYYEEYKHEILKVMKEHNLEDLPILYNLNFGHTEPKFILPYGAMAEIDCENGSFRILESGVE from the coding sequence ATGTTAATAAAACCAAAAAGATTACAGGCAGGAGATATTGTAGCAACAGTAAGCGCTTCATGGGGAGGAGCGGGTGATTCTAAGCTAAGATGGCGTTATGAGCAAGGAGTAAAGAGATTAGAAGAAGTATTCGGTCTTAAAGTTATCTCAATGCCAAATAGTTTAAAAGGTAGTGAATACCTTTATAAAAATCCACAAGCTCGTGCGGAAGATTTAATGACAGCATTTAAAGATACGCGTGTTAAAGCAATTATTACGAATATTGGTGGCGAAGATAGCATCCGTTTACTACCTTATATTGATTTTAATGTGATACGTGAAAATCCGAAAATCTTTATGGGGTACTCTGACGATACCGTTTCGCACTTGTTTTGTCATAAAGCAGGAATTTCCTCTTTTTACGGTCCAGCAATTTTAACCGATTTTGCCGAAAATGTAGCGATGGATTCATATACAATTGAAATGGTAAATCGGACTCTCTTTTCAAATGAAACTATTGGCGAGATTCAACCATCTCTTGAATGGACGAGTGAGCGTTTAGAATGGATAGAGATGAATAAGAATAAACGGCGTACAATGCAGCAAAACAATGGATATGAGCTACTTCAAGGCTCTACCACTATACAAGGGCGCTTAATTGGTGGTTGCATTGAAGTACTGGAATTTGCAAAAGGAACGGAACTTTGGCCTGAGAAAAAACATTGGGAGAATAGTATCCTTTTCTTTGAAACATCTGAAGATCATCCAGAACCAAGTTATATAAAGTATTGGTTGCGGAATTATGCAGCGCAAGGCATTCTGCAAAAAACAAAGGGTATCATCTTTGGTAAACCAAAAGACGAAACATATTATGAAGAATATAAGCACGAAATACTGAAAGTTATGAAGGAGCATAATTTAGAAGATTTGCCGATTCTTTATAATTTAAATTTTGGCCATACCGAACCAAAGTTTATTTTACCTTACGGTGCGATGGCAGAAATTGATTGTGAAAATGGATCTTTCCGTATTTTAGAAAGTGGTGTGGAATAA
- a CDS encoding MaoC/PaaZ C-terminal domain-containing protein translates to MKLQVGEKITFERTFTKEDVVLFTEVSKDEGIHHVTPDEQGRFVVQGLLTSTLPTKIGDDHNVLARKMDFEFLRPVFSGDTIRCDVIIEQFEPDEKNRTKIIAMFTCMNQLEKEVLKGSFSGIIL, encoded by the coding sequence ATGAAATTGCAAGTAGGCGAAAAAATCACCTTTGAGCGAACTTTTACAAAAGAAGATGTTGTTTTATTTACAGAAGTATCTAAGGATGAGGGAATTCATCATGTTACACCGGATGAGCAAGGGAGATTTGTTGTACAAGGGCTGTTAACATCAACACTGCCCACAAAAATTGGCGATGATCATAATGTATTAGCTCGTAAGATGGATTTTGAATTTTTACGCCCTGTTTTTAGCGGGGATACGATTCGTTGTGATGTAATTATTGAACAATTTGAACCCGATGAAAAAAATCGTACAAAGATTATTGCGATGTTTACATGTATGAATCAACTTGAAAAAGAAGTATTGAAGGGGAGTTTTTCAGGGATTATTCTTTAA
- a CDS encoding DUF6141 family protein: MKQQERIIFREVQRPQQIWVWILILGISALMWYGFIQQIILDTPFGDKPAPNGVLIALWLFFGIAFPVLMLGVLKLIVEVREKGLYVRFVPFHFQYKQYLFKNIRHYESITYSPLKRFGGWGIRFNLKGETAYNMNGKKGIELKLKYNTVVIGTQKPDELKKALDSAQKA, translated from the coding sequence ATGAAACAACAAGAACGTATTATCTTTCGTGAGGTTCAGCGACCACAACAAATTTGGGTATGGATACTCATATTGGGGATTTCCGCACTGATGTGGTATGGATTCATTCAACAAATTATCCTTGATACCCCGTTTGGAGATAAACCAGCTCCCAATGGTGTGTTAATTGCTTTGTGGTTGTTTTTTGGGATTGCCTTTCCTGTATTAATGCTTGGGGTATTGAAGCTGATCGTAGAGGTCCGTGAAAAAGGTCTTTATGTCCGTTTTGTTCCTTTTCATTTTCAATATAAACAGTACCTTTTCAAAAATATACGTCACTATGAAAGCATTACTTACAGTCCACTAAAAAGATTCGGAGGATGGGGAATTCGTTTTAACCTTAAGGGTGAAACGGCCTATAATATGAATGGAAAGAAAGGTATTGAGTTAAAGTTAAAATATAATACAGTGGTAATCGGCACTCAAAAACCGGACGAATTAAAAAAAGCATTGGACTCGGCACAAAAAGCATAA
- a CDS encoding response regulator transcription factor, with protein MKMIHILLADDDKHIRELLHYHLQKEGFKVFEAEDGKVAQDVLEKENIHLAIVDIMMPFVDGYTLCEEIRKYHDIPVILLTAKDQLVDKEKGFISGTDDYIVKPFEPAEVIFRMKALLRRYQMLSADIITLHGTTIDRKGVEVKCNGQTILLPLKEFELLSQLASYPGRTFSREELIELVWGMDFEGDERTVDVHVKRLRDRFSKRTDDFQITTIRGLGYKLELK; from the coding sequence ATGAAGATGATACATATTTTATTAGCTGATGATGATAAGCATATTAGAGAGTTATTACATTACCATTTACAAAAAGAGGGGTTTAAAGTTTTTGAAGCGGAAGATGGAAAGGTAGCGCAAGACGTTTTAGAAAAGGAAAATATTCATCTTGCGATAGTAGACATTATGATGCCGTTCGTTGATGGTTATACGTTATGTGAAGAAATACGGAAGTATCATGATATTCCTGTTATTTTATTAACGGCGAAAGATCAGTTAGTTGATAAAGAAAAAGGATTTATTTCTGGTACGGACGATTATATTGTAAAACCATTTGAGCCAGCTGAAGTGATTTTCCGTATGAAAGCATTATTGCGTCGTTATCAAATGCTTAGTGCTGACATTATTACACTTCATGGAACGACAATTGATCGTAAAGGTGTTGAAGTGAAGTGTAACGGGCAGACGATTTTGCTTCCATTAAAGGAATTTGAATTATTATCACAATTAGCTAGTTATCCTGGAAGAACATTTTCAAGAGAAGAGTTAATTGAGCTAGTATGGGGAATGGATTTTGAAGGGGACGAACGAACGGTTGATGTTCATGTAAAACGTCTTAGAGATCGTTTTTCAAAACGAACTGATGATTTTCAAATTACGACAATACGCGGGCTCGGTTATAAGTTGGAGTTGAAATAA
- a CDS encoding YitT family protein: MKKRTTDIIFIIIGAFLFALGVNLFVIPNEFGEGGVTGITIITYYLFEWSPGLVNLILNAILLIVGYKFLNKITTIYTIIAVVTNSLFLHLTEGWTIASDEMLVNAIFGGIFIGCGIGLIIRVGGTTAGTTILARMTHKYLGWSISYGLLFFDLIVAFSSYFIIGAEKLMLTIIMLYVGTKVMEFVIEGLNPKKAITIISDNPNEIAGKVTTLMGRGVTVYSGHGYYTKTPKEILYIVINKQEVVKLKRIVQTTDPAAFIAIHDVRDVFGEGFVDISKA, translated from the coding sequence ATGAAAAAAAGAACGACAGACATTATTTTTATTATTATTGGTGCATTCCTTTTTGCTTTAGGTGTCAATTTGTTTGTTATCCCGAATGAGTTCGGTGAAGGCGGGGTAACAGGGATCACGATTATTACTTACTACTTATTTGAGTGGTCACCAGGTTTAGTCAATTTAATTTTAAATGCGATTTTATTAATAGTCGGCTATAAATTTTTAAATAAGATCACAACGATTTATACGATTATTGCTGTAGTTACGAACTCGCTATTCCTTCATTTAACAGAAGGATGGACGATTGCTTCTGATGAAATGCTCGTAAATGCCATTTTCGGTGGAATATTTATCGGATGCGGGATTGGTCTCATCATTCGCGTTGGTGGAACGACAGCAGGTACTACCATCTTAGCGAGGATGACACATAAGTACTTAGGTTGGAGCATTAGCTACGGTCTACTGTTCTTCGATTTAATCGTTGCGTTTTCATCTTATTTCATCATTGGTGCAGAAAAACTGATGCTGACAATTATTATGCTATATGTAGGAACGAAAGTAATGGAATTTGTAATTGAAGGTTTAAATCCGAAAAAGGCCATTACGATTATTTCTGATAACCCGAATGAAATTGCCGGGAAGGTGACTACCTTAATGGGCAGAGGAGTTACTGTGTATTCAGGTCATGGATATTACACGAAAACTCCGAAGGAAATTCTTTATATTGTTATTAATAAACAAGAAGTAGTGAAGCTAAAACGGATTGTTCAAACTACGGATCCGGCTGCGTTCATCGCTATACACGATGTTCGTGACGTATTTGGAGAAGGATTTGTTGATATTTCTAAGGCTTAA